In Candidatus Desulfatibia profunda, a single genomic region encodes these proteins:
- a CDS encoding addiction module protein codes for MNPNAVSIFDLSPPEKLQLVEDLWDDLAATPSEVPVHEWQKEELDRRKANLMSKPASGVSWDEVKSRIRSRYGR; via the coding sequence ATGAATCCAAATGCTGTTTCCATATTCGACCTAAGTCCACCAGAGAAGTTACAGCTGGTGGAAGATCTTTGGGATGATCTGGCGGCTACCCCGTCAGAGGTTCCTGTGCATGAATGGCAAAAGGAGGAGTTGGATCGTCGAAAAGCCAACTTGATGAGCAAGCCGGCTTCGGGGGTTTCGTGGGACGAGGTCAAATCCAGGATTCGAAGTCGCTATGGCCGCTGA